Proteins encoded in a region of the Salinicoccus sp. RF5 genome:
- a CDS encoding bifunctional UDP-sugar hydrolase/5'-nucleotidase: MEVKLFHTNDIHSHLYNYLKIKDFLDNKKRQYKQDMVYVDLGDHADRSHPYTEATLGKGNVEILNEAGCDIATIGNNEGITLQKEDLKTLYDDADFDVICANLREVGSTSPYFKPYVIKEINGIKFGFIAATVEFTPFYKALGWEVSEAFEWILKAITEINTEVDCIVMMSHLGRYDDESLAMMFPEIDVILSSHTHHYFEEGEWIGDTLLAAAGRFGDFVGEVTLEFEGRTLIRKHARLYDTDLLSSSDDHYYEIGRDMMSTVVKEEAPPIERTLYSTSRFIMALARMLRLFTDSDASLLHTGLIAKSFEGGTLTEYDLHKVLPHAINTVQIELTGRELKEVFNQASKHEFKDDIIRGLGFRGDIFGCFVTDNIGYIQSEREYYINGERIDDRRHYKLGTLDMYTFGRIFPQFRYSKKVYKMPEFLREIVKMYRTEL, translated from the coding sequence ATGGAAGTGAAGCTTTTTCATACAAATGACATACATAGTCATCTGTACAACTATTTGAAGATAAAGGATTTTCTCGACAACAAGAAACGGCAGTACAAGCAGGATATGGTGTATGTCGACCTTGGAGACCACGCGGACCGCTCCCATCCCTATACCGAGGCGACACTCGGCAAGGGCAATGTGGAGATCCTCAACGAAGCCGGATGCGATATTGCTACAATCGGCAACAACGAAGGGATCACCCTCCAGAAGGAGGACCTGAAGACACTGTACGACGACGCGGATTTCGATGTCATCTGTGCCAACCTTCGTGAGGTGGGGAGCACCTCCCCATACTTCAAACCGTATGTCATCAAGGAGATCAATGGCATCAAATTCGGTTTCATCGCCGCAACGGTCGAATTTACGCCCTTCTACAAGGCGTTGGGCTGGGAAGTGTCGGAGGCTTTCGAGTGGATTTTGAAAGCCATCACGGAGATCAATACAGAGGTCGACTGCATCGTCATGATGAGCCATCTCGGACGCTATGATGATGAATCCCTCGCAATGATGTTTCCTGAGATAGATGTCATATTGAGTTCACATACACACCATTATTTCGAAGAGGGTGAGTGGATCGGCGATACGCTGCTTGCCGCTGCCGGAAGATTCGGGGATTTTGTGGGGGAGGTGACGCTGGAGTTTGAAGGGCGCACACTCATCCGCAAGCATGCCCGGCTCTACGACACCGATCTGCTGTCGAGCAGTGACGACCATTATTATGAAATCGGCCGGGACATGATGTCGACGGTCGTCAAGGAAGAGGCGCCGCCGATCGAACGGACCCTCTATTCCACCAGCCGGTTCATCATGGCATTGGCCCGCATGCTCAGGCTGTTCACGGACAGTGATGCGAGCCTGCTCCATACGGGGCTCATTGCGAAGTCCTTCGAGGGCGGGACCTTGACGGAATATGATCTGCATAAGGTGCTGCCGCACGCGATCAACACGGTCCAGATCGAATTGACCGGACGTGAGCTGAAGGAAGTGTTCAATCAGGCGTCGAAGCATGAGTTCAAGGATGACATCATCCGGGGGCTCGGCTTCCGCGGTGATATATTCGGCTGCTTCGTCACGGACAATATCGGCTATATCCAGTCGGAACGCGAATACTACATCAATGGTGAACGGATCGATGACCGCCGGCACTATAAGCTCGGCACACTGGACATGTATACATTCGGCAGGATATTCCCGCAGTTCAGATATTCGAAGAAGGTCTATAAGATGCCCGAGTTCCTGAGGGAAATCGTCAAGATGTACCGCACGGAATTATAG
- a CDS encoding sulfite exporter TauE/SafE family protein gives MEFIILILIGLAASALGALVGIGGGVIIVPLLIFFGINMGILDRITPQSAVGTSSIILIVIGLSAMISYGRSNQVDWKNGRLFLLGIMPGAFIGSYASRLFTIDSFNLYFGIFLIFLSTLLIVRDRIKPISIFQDERYMEPHVDNMGEVHHYGFPAYIAVISTFVVGFFTGLFGIGGGALMTPLMLLVFRMPATIAIGTSMMMVFFSGSAAAAGHILQGNVDFWYAVFIVPAAFIGAKIGVMANHRFNSDSLVVVLRTVLLLLGVYMILQTII, from the coding sequence ATGGAATTTATCATTCTTATATTGATCGGGCTTGCCGCTTCTGCCCTTGGCGCACTCGTTGGTATCGGCGGCGGGGTAATCATCGTTCCGCTGCTCATATTCTTCGGCATCAACATGGGGATCCTGGACCGCATCACACCGCAGAGTGCAGTCGGCACTTCGAGCATCATCCTGATCGTCATCGGATTGTCGGCGATGATCTCCTACGGACGAAGCAACCAGGTGGACTGGAAGAATGGCCGGCTCTTCCTGCTCGGCATCATGCCCGGGGCTTTCATCGGGTCGTATGCCAGCCGTCTCTTCACCATAGACAGCTTCAATCTGTACTTCGGCATATTCCTCATATTCCTGAGCACCCTGCTCATCGTGAGGGACAGGATAAAACCCATTTCCATCTTTCAGGATGAACGGTATATGGAACCCCACGTGGACAACATGGGGGAGGTCCACCACTATGGATTTCCGGCCTATATCGCCGTCATCTCGACATTTGTGGTGGGCTTCTTCACCGGGCTTTTCGGCATTGGCGGTGGTGCACTGATGACGCCGCTGATGCTGCTCGTCTTCCGTATGCCGGCGACGATCGCCATCGGCACCAGCATGATGATGGTCTTCTTTTCCGGCTCGGCTGCTGCAGCCGGACACATACTGCAGGGTAATGTGGACTTCTGGTACGCGGTCTTCATCGTTCCCGCCGCATTCATCGGGGCCAAAATCGGCGTAATGGCCAACCACCGCTTCAATTCCGATTCGCTCGTTGTCGTGCTGCGCACAGTCCTTCTGCTGCTCGGCGTATATATGATTCTACAGACCATCATTTAG